The Besnoitia besnoiti strain Bb-Ger1 chromosome IV, whole genome shotgun sequence genome contains a region encoding:
- a CDS encoding hypothetical protein (encoded by transcript BESB_055120): protein MAISTTPSPHALVQYLVESCHSLHSTWYIGVILSIVSSFAGALGDNIVRLSYVKERGRGNTTRSLHQRPLWLLGTFLTVIVNPVLTIMALKFAAASIVLPFGGMHIFWNVILVGYLLREKLLPSDIIGSMCILFGIVIVIAYGAHEVPPYTLTSLSAMIAQPAFSVYLLAVFVCLAYCTLTSPIHTAACFVLSSLREDGGARSVWSDYAFSTGKGTTDSLRLLPTSAGPVTEPPLWLQRLTVSALSGVFGGLGNLSAKALIEILSSEGLAVCLQRYGFYLCCLATVLFCGSQLFYLNLALSRHEAKYVVPMVNSTLIASGSLGGILLFQEYANMSVPSIAAFSGGACSVVLGIMILAASSYSAVSKATQPEYVAQRMKELDGTDDERIALNAASQCSIPKMSPTF, encoded by the exons ATGGCTATTTCTACAACCCCTTCGCCTCACGCCCTGGTCCAGTACCTGGTAGAGAGTTGTCACTCGCTACACAGCACTTGGTACATCGGCGTCATTCTCAGCAtcgtctcctctttcgcTGGCGCCCTCGGGGACAATATAGTCCGGCTTTCGTACGTCAAG GAACGAGGCCGAGGCAACACGACCCGTTCGCTGCATCAGCGCCCTCTGTGGCTCCTGGGAACCTTCTTGACTGTCATCGTGAACCCCGTCCTCACAATCATGGCTCTCAAGTTCGCGGCTGCT TCGATAGTCCTGCCCTTCGGTGGGATGCACATTTTCTGGAATGTCATCCTGGTTGGCTACTTGCTGAGAGAGAAGCTTCTGCCCTCGGACATTATCGGCTCCATGTGCATTCTCTTCGGCATCGTGATTGTCATTGCCTACGGGGCACACGAG GTCCCCCCCTACACGCTCACGTCGTTGTCTGCTATGATAGCGCAGCCGGCCTTTTCCGTCTATCTGCTGGCCGTATTTGTTTGCCTCGCCTACTGCACCCTCACCTCACCTATTCACACTGCGGCGTGTTTCGTCTTGTCGTCTTtgcgcgaagacggcggggCGAGGAGTGTCTGGTCGGATTACGCCTTCTCTACAG ggAAAGGAACGACAGATTCTCTCCGGCTGTTGCCTACGTCAGCGGGGCCGGTGACCGAGCCGCCCTTGTGGCTGCAGCGTCTCACCGTGTCAGCCTTGAGCGGCGTTTTCGGCGGTCTGGGAAACCTAAGCGCGAAAGCCCTCATCGAGATCCTAAGCTCCGAAGGCCTCGCAGTGTGCCTGCAGAGATATGGATTCTATCTGTGCTGCTTGGCGACCGTCCTGTTCTGCGGTTCGCAACTGTTTTACTTGAACCTCGCTCTGTCTCG GCATGAGGCGAAATACGTGGTTCCCATGGTCAACTCAACGCTTATTGCAAGCGGCTCGTTGGGGGGGATTTTACTTTTCCAAGAATACGCCAACATGTCTGTGCCAAGCATCGCCGCGTTTtcaggcggcgcctgctcagTTGTATTAGGAATCATGATCCTGGCAGCTTCATCCTACAGTGCTGTGTcaaaggcgacgcagccggaGTATGTGGCTCAGCGAATGAAGGAGCTCGATGGGACGGATGACGAGAG GATAGCGTTGAACGCTGCATCGCAGTGTTCGATCCCCAAAATGTCCCCGACATTCTGA